A part of Ursus arctos isolate Adak ecotype North America chromosome X, UrsArc2.0, whole genome shotgun sequence genomic DNA contains:
- the LOC113247968 gene encoding ribosomal biogenesis factor-like, with the protein MAKNKLRGQKSRKVFHIASQKNLKSKNKAKPVTTNLKKISIVNDEKVNRVNKAFVDIQKELSHFSKGLSLEPLQKHVIPQQCHVNEPVNVDEATRLLAQL; encoded by the coding sequence ATGGCCAAGAACAAACTAAGAGGGCAGAAGTCCAGGAAAGTATTTCATATAGCCAGCCAAAAAAACCTTAAgtctaaaaacaaagcaaaaccagtTACCACTAATCTTAAGAAGATAAGCATTGTGAATGATGAAAAAGTTAACAGAGTGAATAAAGCTTTTGTAGATATACAAAAGGAACTTTCACATTTCTCAAAAGGCCTTTCCCTTGAACCTCTGCAGAAACATGTGATTCCTCAGCAGTGTCATGTAAACGAACCAGTTAATGTTGATGAAGCAACAAGGTTATTGGCTCAGTTGTAA